A segment of the Symmachiella macrocystis genome:
GCAACTCGTGACGGCCACCAACTTGGGAATTGATCACGACTTGCTCGTGCATATGGGGCATGGATTGACTTATCGCAATGTTAGCCCGATTGCCGAAATCGACGGTGTGAGCGAACTCAACATCGGTCACAGCATTGTGGCCCGCGCGTTGATGGTCGGATTCGAAGAAGCGGTCCGCGAAATGAAGTCGCTCATCACGGTCTAATCATGGCGAGGCGAGCCGCTGCCAACACACGAGAGAGGCGTATCTCTGCGCCCAACAACACGCAGCCCTCGCAACTTTTTCATCTCACAATGCCTATCTCATTAGAAATTTTCGAGATTTTTTTTCGTTGACAGATTGCGCACTCTGCCCATCGAATAGGCGAACTCAGAGTGATCATCACGCGAAATTGCGGTTTGCACGATTCGTTCGCATCAATAATGGTTTTTGCATCGAAAGCGCACAGGACACTAGGCAGTTTGCGAAGGGTTTTATGCGCGCAGCGGTTTTTCATGTATTAACGAAAATCCGGGGCGGGGTTGGGGCGTTGATTCAGTTTTGACATTCATCCCGATAGCTCGGATATGCGAATTGCGCTACGCGCATCGCTTAGAACGAATTGACCACCCTTACCGAGCAGCTGGCAAGTACGTTCGCGATAATAGACCACATGTCCCAACCGGGACAAAGCGCAAATCACCAGCCCGCTCAATTTTCTAACAAGTCACTCCTCATAAGGAGTGGTGCGTGCACGGAGGATCCGATGCCGGACATTCTGCAAAACATCTTCGAAGTTATGTCGCGTGGGAAAGCATTAGCTGCCACGCTTCTCATTGGCGGTATCGGATTCCTCGCCCCCCAAGGCGCCGATGCCGGTGAATTCGCCAACCACTATTACGGCCAAGGTGGCTGTGCTTGTGAAGCGCCCAGTTGCGACAATGGTTGCGACAACGGCTGTGGTTGCGAAGAATCCAACGACCCCTGGAAACTCTTCTCCGAGCCCGTTGGTGGGTTCGATATTGGTGGATGGACCCAATGGGGTTACACCAGCGAATCAACCGGAATGTTCAACGACATCCCGGACCGATTCAACAACCACCAAAGCTGGATCTACGCTGAAAAAGTCGCCGACGGTTCCAACGGTTGGGACTGGGGTGCACGGGCCGACTTGATGTACGGTACCGATTCCTACGACACCCAAGCCTTCGGTAATAATCCCGGTCGGTGGGATTACGAGAATGGCTGGGACCATGGTATCTATGGTTGGGCGATGCCGCAGGCTTACGGTGAAATCGCCAATGGCGACTTGTCAGTGAAATTCGGTCACTTTTTCACGTTGGTCGGTTATGAAGTCGTCCCCGCGACCGGGAACTTCTTCTTCAGCCATGCCTACACCATGTACAACAGTGAACCGTTCACTCACACCGGTGCGTTGGCTACCTACAAAGCCAGCGACGATGTGACCCTGTACGGTGGTTGGACGTTGGGATGGGACACCGGCTTCGATCAATTCGATGGCGGCAGTAGCTTCCTCGGTGGTGCCGCATTGGGACTGACCGACGACGCCACGTTGACCTACATCTTGACGGCTGGCAACATGGGCCAACGTGGTGATGGCTATTCGCACAGTATTGTGTTGGATGTGAATATCACCGAAAAGTGGAACTACGTTCTGCAAAGCGACTTGGTCTCGTTTGACACCGGTGCTGGACAAAATGATGAATACGGTATCAACCAATACCTGTTCTACACCGTCAACGACGAAGTCAAACTTGGTTCGCGGGTGGAATGGTGGAGCTCGGACGCCGGATTCGATCACGGTGGACAATCCCAAGTCGCTGGTGGACAACACTCCTACTACGAAGCCACCTTCGGTGTGAACTACAAACCGATCGCCAACTTGATCGTCCGTCCGGAATACCGCCACGATTGGTTCCCGCACGGTGAGTACACGCAAGACATCTTCGGCGTCGATGCGATCCTGACCTTCTAAGTCAGGTTGGCATTAGCCCAAGTTTGTCAACAACCTGAAAGCGTCTCCCCAGCCGCTCGCCGATTTTTCGGCGAGCGGCTGTTTTTGATATCGCCGTTCGAATTGGCGGACGAGAGCGAGAGCGGCCAGCCGAAGACTAAGAAGCACTCCACTGCTGCTCTCAATGCGCGTACATGCTCAACTCGCGTGCATTCACTGTCGCGCTTCCTTGCACGCATTTGATTGCCGCTGCCTTTTCAGATGTATTATGAGAAACAACAGTGAGCGCAATCACTTTCCTGGCAAAGGATTGCAAGCAAACCGCACAGGAAGCCTTTCGGTTAGGCACGGAAGTTGCAATTCGTTCAAGCCGGCTAGTTGTGGCCACTGCGGGAGTCTCGTATTCGAACGACGTTGTCGTTTCTGAGGCCATACATCATGGCGATTGAGTTTCCAGTAAACCGAGTCCATACGACGTGGCTCATCTGACAAGCGGCGCTGCTCTGAAAATTGCACCTCAGGGAGCGACTTGGCAGTTCAGGCCGATCCAATCTCACTCTCGCGGCTGATTTCCTGTGTGGGGGAAGTGCGCCCCAGTTTCATTCTGCGCTACCGATCCGTACCGTCCGATTAGGCTTTTTTGGAAAGAGGAACCTGTGACATGCGTACTGCAATAACCTTGGCAACCGCCATCTTTCTCTGTGTGGCGATCCCTGCTCGTCCACTCATGGCATTTCAGGATGATGCCGCTCCGGCGGAACCAGCCGCTGCTGCACCCGCTGAAGGCGAGGAAGCTCCTGCAGCTGAAGGGGAGGAAGCCCCCGCGGAAGAAGTCGTCGTCATTTCCAATGATGAACTGTCGTTTGCGGTCGACAATATCGTGCTGTTTTTGTCGGCCGTCTTGGTCATCCTGATGCAGCCTGGATTCGCGATGGTCGAAGCTGGTTTCAATGCAAGTAAGAACACCGTCAATATTCTGTTTAAGAACTTAATGGACCTATGCATCGGTTGTCTGTTATTTTTCTTGGTCGGCTATGGATTGA
Coding sequences within it:
- a CDS encoding outer membrane beta-barrel protein, which translates into the protein MPDILQNIFEVMSRGKALAATLLIGGIGFLAPQGADAGEFANHYYGQGGCACEAPSCDNGCDNGCGCEESNDPWKLFSEPVGGFDIGGWTQWGYTSESTGMFNDIPDRFNNHQSWIYAEKVADGSNGWDWGARADLMYGTDSYDTQAFGNNPGRWDYENGWDHGIYGWAMPQAYGEIANGDLSVKFGHFFTLVGYEVVPATGNFFFSHAYTMYNSEPFTHTGALATYKASDDVTLYGGWTLGWDTGFDQFDGGSSFLGGAALGLTDDATLTYILTAGNMGQRGDGYSHSIVLDVNITEKWNYVLQSDLVSFDTGAGQNDEYGINQYLFYTVNDEVKLGSRVEWWSSDAGFDHGGQSQVAGGQHSYYEATFGVNYKPIANLIVRPEYRHDWFPHGEYTQDIFGVDAILTF